Genomic DNA from Phyllopteryx taeniolatus isolate TA_2022b chromosome 10, UOR_Ptae_1.2, whole genome shotgun sequence:
tacggaaagtattcagacctccttaaatttttcactaaTTTCaacaccatattgacagaaatatttttttttcttctgtcaatatggggtgctgcgtgtacattaatgagggaaagaATTAAcgataaatggctgcaataactgaaaattttaagggggtctgaaaacttacccactgtatatgtatatatatatatatatatatatatatatatatgtagaatAAAGTTATACTATTCAGGAGGGGGggggtaaataaaaaaaaaaaaaaaaaaaagtaaaaaaaaaaaaaattaattcacaagAATACAGTTGCATTAACTAATAAGTGGCAATATTATGGAAAAAGTCATGTTGCCAGAacgaagttgtaatattacgagaaaaaagGCGTAATGTTCCAAAAAATAATGCCGCAATAAtacaaggaaaataaaaaggcaaacaCGAAAAAAAGCTACAACACCACtagattttctttaaaatgttacaagaataaaattagCAGAAAGATGTTACAAGtatagttgtaatattacaaggggaaaaaaatacaatatgaaaAATAAGTGTTATGTGAAAAAATTGaatatttggggggaaaaaaaaaaaaaattctgaataaAGATgcaataagaaaatagaatgtCATGAGACTAACTGTAATATTAGGAGGAAAACGTGGCAGTCGCAAGAAAAATGTTGCATTACAGTATGACTAAAATAAAGTTACAATAATACAGTTGAAATCTCGTTTGAGAATAAATTGGAAAATTCCAAGTGCAAAAATCAATGTTACAGGAAAAAgattgtgaaaatgtgtcaCAAAATGAGCAGAAAAGAATCATATTGATAATTGTCACTTGTGGATCGTGACACACTGCAATATGGAGCGATTTCATCTCAAGGACATCTGTTGGTATCAATCTTTTACCTGTGGCCCAGATGACTCCCCCGAGCATCGCCAACGGATAGAACTTGGGAGAGTGGAGGATGAGGTCGCCGACCATGGACACTGACCAGATGGCTGCACAGTACACCCACTGGAAAAACATTCCTGTCcaagaaaacacaacaaaagtaGTCACATAGGCAATTGTGTGCAGACAAACGTATCAAGATACGAGCCACCTGCTCCAAAGACCCAATTATACTGGAGGAGATACTGCAAACAATGCACTCGATTGCTCCCTTACTGTTAACGGGAGCAGTTTTGACGCACCAATGCTAATAAACTAAAATTAAGGTACTCAAAGTAaacttggggggtgggggggaaacacTCACCATCTCCTGTCTCGATCTGTTTAATCGGAACAACGTTGCTTCCGTACAGCAGCACGGCAGCCATGTTTGCCACAAATCCATAAGTGTAATGAGTCATATTATTGGTGGCGTTCAAACCAATGGCTCCATCTTTTTCTTCAACCTTTTCATCTCCAAGGCCAACTGACGGGAaaagggtgggtgggggggggggattaacatttttggaagaaaaaaaaataataatctaaaatGATGTTTTCTGTTTCTTACAAACCTGGTGCCGTTGTCTGTTCTCCATAGCAACAGGCGATCAAAAGCAGGACACGTAAAATACATTTGACCGCGAGCATGTTAAAAAATTAAACGTGATACCCAGGCCCGGTGGATTCGGCAGGGGTTTGATTCTGCAGGAGGTCAAAGTGGAGGACTGAGTGCTCAGCAGGTGCTGTCAATCAACCAATCACAGCATGAATTGCACCAGCAGGGGGCAGCGCTAATTGAATGACGTCAACCCTCgattggtggtggtggtggtagtggggggggggttgtttttttttttaaacaaaaattgtcTGACGCATGTTAACTGCAGTGACGTAGGAAATTAAACTTCTTTTAAATAAGGCTAGaactttaaattaaatttactaCTTTGTGTAGCGAAAGGCGCCACAATCTAGTTGAATGTGGATTGTAGTAAAATAACAATATTCAGAGAGAAACGTTGCAATATTGTGGAAGAGTCACAGAGGATAGAAACACAATATTATGaaattatattgtaaaaaaaaaaaaaaaaaaaaaaaggcctaatGTGAAGTGAATAAAATTGCaacattagaagaaaaaaagtcaaagaattacagaaaatgcaaaacattatTACAGCAATTATATTGTTAAtgttaattgtaattattatgatatatttgattattattaaattatgctAATGTTTGGCATGCTACGAGAAAAAAGTAATAGCTTTTATGTTTGGAGATAGTCGCAATATCCGAAGGtttcatgaattttatcaactaAAAATGCCTCTTTGTTGTGCTATACTTATTCCTTATTATGTATTTTCAAAACatatgcagtgttttttttcattctcagctctttttttaaatgttttttttttgtacacgtGAACGAAGTGGCAGCCCTGAACTACGAGGTTAGCGCCCGTCttggtgataaaaaaaaaaacaccttcccGTTCCTCCCTATTCAACAATTTATACGGTTGGCGAGGCAGCGTCGCCATAGCAACAGGAGTCATCGTATTCTCTTCACGACAAGCCGCTGTGTCCCTTCACGTACTTGATTTCAGAGATAAGAGAATATGCCGACAAAACAAATGGTTTCTTTATTAACAGTCAGGggttgacattttctttttttgctcacCTTGAGCTTCCTAATCGAGATTACGGCTGCCACAAACGATTATCTCGATAATCGACTACTCACCGATTATTTTTGCGATTTGACAACCTATTGGATCGTATGTAAATTGCAGCTTATCGCACCAGCTAGTAACTGCTCTTACATAAACGTCATTAGCTTCCAGCTTGAAGTGTTGAAGGTATGcgcaaactaaaaataaaataaaaataagacaattgtacatttaacatttaattaacGTTGCAGCTTGTACCAGCATTCCTGACATGGTTTATGCTAATTATATATGATAgtgcaaatgacaatgaaagcGATACTGTGGCCTTGAACATTTTTAGctgtaaatgcaaatgtaatagTAAATGTTTAGTCCACTTTAAAATGGAACTAAAAACTATGCACAATCATGTACAATAACAAGGCAACCTTTTATAGGTAAGAATATGTTTGGGCTCTTTCTTCAAATGTTCTGCATAAGCACATGCTTTgacgctgacaaaaaaaaaaaaaaaaaagtaaacccaatgaaaatcagttgcGAAATACACAAgttctgatttattttcaatctaACATTGCCCtcaccaacatggccgccacgcaAGCACATAACCTGGTTACTAGGGCCAGCCGGCATAACGCgttttctattcattttgtgtgtgtgtgtgtgtgtgctaaggCTTATGAGATCGTCATTGTGAGCCTTAAGCTAATGTTTACAGCTGTACGCAAGTAGTTTCACGAACAAGTCATATTAGCAGCAAACTAGCCAAATAGCTGACTGAGATTATTGTCCGTCTTCGTCAATGACCGAATCAGAATCAATGTAAGGCGAGTTCTGTCTCTCAGGTTTTGCATCACATTCTTCTTTCGGATTTTGGACTCATACGTACGGCGggtgttaatgtcaagccctgtTCGAACCGTATGCAGCATGTAGAGATTGGAATCCCTATACAGCCAGTTCAGACACAAACATCTATATTTAAACCAGTTAAAATCCAGTTCAGGAAATCCTGTAAAAGTGCTTTCGCGTCCTTTCCTCCCTAATGAACAAGAGTTATTTTTCCAGCGTGTTGAAGCGTTCCCCACATTTTCGGGCCTAAATTACTACAGTATCCACAAGCAGATGTCGCCTTGGAGGCATGGATTTATAATGTCGCTCACTGTCAGTTGGGCATTCACCTCTGGCCGCTTAGCCTAGACTAAATCGAATGACACCAGATGATCGGCATTCGTGGAATGTCATTTGCAAACAAAGCGACACAACGTCATGTTATTTTGATGCACAGACAGTGAACCCTCGGGGTAGAACGTGAAAAGCAAAAATGTGCGAATAACGAATGCCCAtgatgatatttgaacacaaatggtgcatcaaCGCATGTAGACTGACAATATTACAAAGCTCACAGGCAAATTCTTGTATCAAAGTGAAAAACGACAATTACTGCAgcttcttcgtttgtgtttgAGTTACTGAACTGAATTATTacactgcccccggtggccaagtcacacacTGCAGAAGGAGACTCATTGAAGTAATCGTGATGTACAAATGGTTTAATTTTCTACACTGTATTTAATTTTGCGAgtactatatgtttttttttttgttatatcaAATACAACTCCAACTAAATTTGTGTTGTCTTTTGAGGGAGGAGGCTGgatcggattaatggcatttccattcatttcaatggggaaagatgatttgagatatgtatTTGGACACAAAAACGATGAATAggggtgagtttttcagcgaataatgcAGAATAATGGAGGACAGAAATGTTGGAATATGACAAGATAAACATCGccatgttacaaaaaaatatcgattttaaaaaaagtctcaatattgtgaaaatgaaatgtcaatATTACGGAAAAAGGTTGCACTATTACATAATAACCAAGTCAAAAATATTATGACAGTAAAGCTGGTCTAtatgagaaaaatgtcataaagtCATAAGTTCcaatattatgaaaaaaatggaaatcctTTGGGAAAATGTCATAATATtccaagaaaaatgtcacaatgttACAATAATAGGGACTGTAAAATTATGAGGGAAAAATAATGTAACGTGACGAGTCGAAATATTgcatattaaatattatattaaatattattcaatATTCAAGTCGCAATATTATGCGAATAAAATGACAATGTAGagtttttttatctttatatatacatatatatatatataaaaaaaacaactaatgaaTTAACTTAACAAGTAAATATCGATGAAAATATGGATTTTGCCCGGCAGAAAAAGGAGCTGCGTTTTCTCCCGGGTGGGAATAAGAAATAGGAAATCGGACAAGTTCTGGTTGGTCCGCGTGGGTCAGGAGTGAGCTTCCAGTGCGCAGTTGCATCCCGTCATCCCCCGAATTCTCAAAGCGCCCTCTGTTGGACTTCGGCTCGGTCCGCCGTGCTCAGAACTTAAAGGGCTCGGATGGCTCGCTTGCACCGGCCGCGCGTCCCTCTCCCGTCCGGACTCTGGCTCCGGAGGTGCCTTCTTCGCAAAAGAGCTTTAACAGCCGCGCTCGCATGCGCcctgtatttctttttcccccaaGTCAACCTCTCTCTTCGGAGCCAAATCACGCCGAGCGGGGTGTTGAATGGGAGTTTTTTGAACGCGGGCTCGGCGGTTCCGACCCACTCAAACGTGGTCTACGTCACCCTCAAGTCCAAGCGCGTCAAGCCGGCTCACATTCGCGGCACGGTGCGACCCAAACTGCGGAGGAAAGTGAGAAGAACCACGCTTCCGCATTCGGGTCCACCGGACGGAGCAGAAGCGGAGCCTCCCGCGAGTTCTATCCGGATATACAGCCGCTCTCCTCCGCCGTGGCTGAGCGCGCACGACGTGGGCACCGTGCGCGCTCTCGCCGGTGCCAAAGTTTTACGCGTCCGACAACCGCGAGGAGCTCCGTGGCCGCTCCTGGTCTTCGAGGGAACCCGGCCGGAGGAGGCGGACGCGGCGTGCGGACTCGCCCGCGGCCCGGCGGACTCGGTGGAGGTGTTCGCCTTCCATTTGGACCGAGTGCTCGGACTCAACAGGACGTTGCCGGCAGTGAGCAGGAAGTTGACCTTCCTACACAGTGGGATAT
This window encodes:
- the gask1b gene encoding Golgi-associated kinase 1B isoform X2, which encodes MARLHRPRVPLPSGLWLRRCLLRKRALTAALACALYFFFPQVNLSLRSQITPSGVLNGSFLNAGSAVPTHSNVVYVTLKSKRVKPAHIRGTVRPKLRRKVRRTTLPHSGPPDGAEAEPPASSIRIYSRSPPPWLSAHDVGTVRALAGAKVLRVRQPRGAPWPLLVFEGTRPEEADAACGLARGPADSVEVFAFHLDRVLGLNRTLPAVSRKLTFLHNGQPSPVVAWDESLYPGGVSLTWAEYQRSLQQRCWIRNVAPKLESGCSAIHHYEWSKLALFDFLLQIHNRLDPSCCGFRPREQDECHKAGRHFERSQGDDVRLANMVRRRHDPRHLVLTVNKGYFDRNEDNLDFRLLEGIKELPESAVSVLRSGQLREKLLQSLFVDQTYWESRGGRPGIDKIIDVIEQRAQILLTYASAHGVSAVPMSD